Proteins encoded by one window of Cydia fagiglandana chromosome Z, ilCydFagi1.1, whole genome shotgun sequence:
- the LOC134678235 gene encoding uncharacterized protein LOC134678235, which produces MFCAEMNSYLQLVCAMEPRVINKAVERAMANKVIDLPCAKFNPLGLTSARPSTYAPHIDITRARLGFGRIGLRMVNRDLHSPDYLIQLQAIHTVLDQVQISENAMFLIKLNVVHRLTELLDNRDPVIREKVCLILTHLAGYHQGRLRLNDCPNLYFRLMWLCLRDRKEIRYAAAYTFRTLSRDRCACEAICKVDDIIENMLKIVKNEYTGIVLIHLKSMKNLFEYDPVVPLKANAFQVMLNLFTNADPRIISEAMECMSQLCKHDVGKLLADQYDLTFFLRPYLTCKEYGVVMSAVGLMCYTTLTKRSKWRAKEVAKELTMNLMHLCHAPMLPLLQLRTMQVLINLCDCPDIRKHVKHLWKHKVQLIMIRTHEEWDGTMETSSMGLETGHNYRTMCIEGIETIKNDYGDNAEVVNVHSYLRRLREKKEQLLKAIDWTPYS; this is translated from the exons ATGTTTTGCGCGGAGATGAATTCGTACTTGCAGCTGGTCTGTGCCATGGAGCCGAGGGTTATCAACAAGGCGGTTGAGAGAGCTATGGCGAATAAGGTTATAGACTTGCCTTGTG CCAAATTCAACCCACTCGGCCTAACTTCAGCCAGGCCGTCGACATACGCTCCACATATCGACATAACTCGCGCTCGACTCGGCTTCGGCCGGATAGGCTTGAGGATGGTCAACAGAGACCTGCACTCGCCAGACTATCTAATACAGTTGCAGGCGATACATACTGTTTTGGATCAA GTGCAAATATCAGAGAATGCCATGTTCCTCATAAAACTGAACGTGGTACACCGTCTAACGGAATTGCTCGATAACAGAGACCCGGTGATTCGGGAGAAGGTTTGCCTGATCCTGACGCATCTGGCAGGCTATCACCAGGGCAGGCTACGACTTAACGATTGTCCGAATCTCTATTTCAG ACTAATGTGGCTTTGTCTGAGAGACAGGAAAGAAATAAGATACGCCGCAGCCTACACTTTTAGAACGCTCAGCAGAGATCGCTGCGCCTGTGAAGCAATTTGCAAAGTCGACGATATAATCGAAAACATGCTTAAAATCGTCAAAAACGAGTATACAGGAATTGTCTTAATACATTTAAAGAGTATGAAGAATCTTTTTGAATACGACCCAGTCGTGCCGCTAAAAGCGAACGCGTTTCAAGTAATGTTAAACTTATTTACTAATGCTGATCCCAGAATAATTTCAGAGGCAATGGAGTGTATGTCACAACTTTGCAAGCATGATGTTGGAAAGCTTTTAGCTGACCAGTACGATTTGACATTCTTTTTACGCCCATACCTGACTTGTAAGGAATATGGTGTAGTTATGAGCGCCGTTGGACTGATGTGTTACACGACTTTGACGAAGCGTTCGAAATGGCGGGCGAAAGAGGTTGCAAAGGAGTTGACAATGAATTTAATGCATTTATGTCATGCCCCAATGCTTCCCTTGCTCCAGTTGAGGACTATGCAAGTTTTGATAAACCTTTGCGACTGTCCTGATATAAGGAAGCATGTTAAACATTTATGGAAACATAAAGTTCAGTTGATCATGATAAGAACTCACGAAGAGTGGGACGGGACTATGGAAACGAGCAGTATGGGGTTAGAGACGGGGCATAATTATAGAACCATGTGCATAGAGGGCATTGAGACTATTAAGAATGATTACGGAGATAATGCGGAAGTGGTGAACGTGCATAGTTACTTGAGGAGGTTGCGGGAGAAGAAGGAACAGCTATTGAAGGCTATCGATTGGACGCCATACTCGTAG
- the LOC134678436 gene encoding myosin-9, with product MAMCYQKHPFEIEPEDRLTTINTKIFEIKKKIQLSEGQRKSHYEENEAEKQQNVDLIETLKKEIKLRLQELSAAKAVVGADEGQVKKYLSEVCPIANKTSDQIIENLDLKVIEQRKILDLLKYEKRSKKLKLRDLEKEYERLLIATTRRVVKTKGSPTRKHASHLENEIHKVLIQWTEAELVKKKYQSIKQALIDDSVKFESSLTRIEDLLEKQKEEIAKLEYVREEAALMRVRATGATAAEAARAQDAEHARAAERAYFEQRFAERRLELEKLEKRIFPPQVRALARQDSTRSTDNAAMTEEASATAQMEDVFQRLMKLTGVTDAEEVFDRFRAQRETSKRLNYLQATIEEEKLQLESTQTNLLAELEAFKFASVKDKDETQDQITALKEEIKAEEETYSGLESELQVLDNLLLEIKRLLYELCKLLDVIPDPPVPEWTAEARDVHALLGVLRARFEHAGARAEDVRARRDVSTMAMPSNPTSGAASVAGLSMQSHSTPKEAENAAPTYKELLTKEPVRQPPSDEEEDIPSRCYLKRQAQLIVDTKCRRKGFRTPYPRR from the exons ATGGCGATGTGCTATCAGAAGCACCCGTTTGAAATAGAGCCGGAGGATCGGCTAAcgacaataaatactaaaatatttgaaataaaaaagaagATCCAACTTTCAG AGGGCCAAAGAAAGTCCCACTACGAAGAGAATGAGGCCGAAAAACAGCAGAACGTCGATCTGATCGAGACTCTCAAGAAGGAGATCAAGCTCCGACTCCAG GAGTTGTCAGCAGCGAAGGCCGTGGTGGGCGCGGACGAGGGACAGGTCAAGAAGTACCTTAGCGAGGTCTGCCCTATAGCCAACAAGACCTCCGACCAG ATCATAGAAAACCTAGACCTCAAGGTCATAGAGCAGCGGAAGATCCTCGACCTTCTAAAGTACGAGAAACGAAGCAAGAAGTTAAAGCTCAGAGACTTGGAGAAGGAATACGAGAGGCTTCTGATAGCGACTACCAGGCGGGTCGTTAAAACTAAGGGGAGTCCCACAAGGAAG CATGCCTCTCATTTGGAAAACGAGATACACAAAGTCCTCATTCAGTGGACCGAGGCAGAGTTGGTTAAGAAGAAATATCAATCCATCAA GCAAGCGCTCATCGATGATTCGGTCAAGTTCGAGAGCTCCCTAACCAGGATTGAGGATCTACTCGAGAAACAGAAAGAGGAGATAGCCAAGTTGGAG TACGTCCGTGAGGAAGCAGCACTGATGCGCGTGCGCGCGACGGGCGCGACGGCAGccgaggcggcgcgcgcgcaggacGCCGAGCACGCGCGCGCTGCCGAGCGCGCGTACTTCGAGCAGCGCTTCGCGGAGCGCCGGCTAGAGCTGGAGAAGCTGGAGAAACGGATATTCCCTCCACAAG TCCGAGCGCTGGCGAGGCAAGATTCGACCAGGTCCACGGACAACGCTGCCATGACCGAAGAGGCATCGGCCACGGCGCAAATGGAGGACGTATTCCAGAGGCTCATGAAACTCACGG GTGTAACCGATGCAGAAGAGGTGTTCGATCGTTTCCGAGCGCAGAGGGAAACCTCTAAACGTCTTAACTACCTCCAAGCCACCATTGAAGAGGAGAAACTCCAGCTTGAAAGCACTCAGACCAACCTGCTGGCTGAGCTGGAAGCCTTCAAGTTTGCCTCTGTCAAGGATAAAGATGA AACGCAAGATCAGATAACCGCACTGAAAGAAGAAATAAAGGCTGAAGAAGAAACCTACTCCGGGCTGGAAAGCGAGCTACAAGTCCTGGACAACTTGCTGCTTGAGATCAAAAGATTGCTTTACGAGCTTTGCAAACTGCTTGAT GTGATTCCCGACCCACCAGTCCCCGAATGGACAGCAGAAGCGCGCGACGTGCACGCGCTGCTGGGCGTGCTGCGCGCGCGCTTCGAGCACGCTGGCGCGCGCGCTGAGGACGTGCGCGCGCGGCGCGATGTCAGCACCATGGCTATGCCTTCGAAT CCTACTAGCGGAGCGGCTTCCGTGGCCGGCCTCAGTATGCAGAGCCACAGCACCCCGAAAGAGGCCGAAAACGCGGCTCCAACTTACAAGGAACTGCTAACTAAGGAGCCCGTTAGGCAACCTC CGTCTGATGAAGAGGAAGACATACCATCCCGATGTTATCTGAAGAGGCAAGCGCAGCTCATCGTGGACACCAAGTGCAGAAGGAAAGGCTTCAGGACTCCATATCCAAGACGTTAA